In one Dermatophilaceae bacterium Sec6.4 genomic region, the following are encoded:
- a CDS encoding cold-shock protein encodes MAQGTVKWFNAEKGFGFIAQDGGGPDVFVHYSAIQTNGYKSLDEAQRVEFEITQGDKGPQATNVVNA; translated from the coding sequence ATGGCACAGGGCACCGTCAAGTGGTTCAACGCTGAAAAGGGCTTCGGCTTCATCGCTCAGGACGGTGGGGGACCGGACGTTTTCGTTCACTACTCCGCCATCCAGACCAACGGATACAAGAGCCTCGACGAAGCGCAGCGCGTGGAGTTCGAGATCACCCAGGGCGACAAGGGCCCGCAGGCGACCAACGTCGTCAACGCCTGA
- a CDS encoding HU family DNA-binding protein, whose protein sequence is MNRTDLASTIAQRTGVSVKDATSVIAGFNDVILEAIGRGEKVQLPGLLTIERVERAARTGRNPQTGAEIQIPASHAAKVTAGSKLKAAAKG, encoded by the coding sequence ATGAACCGCACTGACCTTGCGAGCACCATTGCCCAGCGCACCGGCGTCAGCGTCAAGGACGCCACGTCCGTGATCGCTGGCTTCAACGACGTCATCCTCGAGGCCATCGGCCGCGGCGAGAAGGTCCAGCTGCCCGGTCTGCTCACCATCGAGCGCGTCGAGCGGGCCGCCCGCACCGGCCGCAACCCGCAGACCGGCGCCGAGATCCAGATCCCCGCGTCGCACGCAGCCAAGGTGACCGCGGGCAGCAAGCTGAAGGCCGCTGCCAAGGGCTGA
- a CDS encoding AMP-binding protein, translating into MTVQALPRGSNPFDTSGTHRRADGVCVYDALPETLVRELLDVVARTPEVEAVVEIGGDRLTYARLLDRASRVAGGLVAGGLAPGDRVALRLPAGTDWVVAFWGVLLARGVVVAVNTRFAAPEIEFVLTDSGASVQLLPGVALPDGEPHIDSGARAQEIAAIFYTSGTTGRPKGVPTTHLAFLSNSETMVRCMGIDPGIGAGCRTLISVPLFHVTGCNAQLLTALHVGGTSVVLPALDLGVMMASIVDERISFLVTVPAIYNLMLRQPSFADLDVSGVHVVGYGGAPIASSLVRSLQAAFPSARVFNGFGATETCSIVSVLPDTEAAEHADSIGYPAPVVDIAIDPAGRSSGDRGELLVRGPNVLQHYWGGRAPATTADGWFRTGDIVTVDDAGRIAIVDRAKDMINRGGENVASIEVEDALSDAPGVIEAAVVGVPDEVMGEKVGVVLVGDADLDVAEVLKHVAGRVADYKVPQYVRISDAPLPRNAAGKLLKAQIRDDAVWGDAVR; encoded by the coding sequence ATGACGGTGCAGGCACTGCCGCGCGGGTCGAACCCGTTCGACACCTCCGGTACGCACCGCCGCGCCGACGGCGTCTGCGTCTATGACGCACTGCCGGAGACGCTCGTCCGCGAGCTACTGGATGTGGTTGCCCGCACGCCCGAGGTCGAAGCCGTCGTGGAGATCGGCGGCGACCGACTTACCTATGCACGGCTGCTGGATCGGGCATCACGGGTCGCCGGCGGACTCGTTGCCGGCGGTCTCGCGCCAGGGGACCGCGTGGCGCTGCGGCTTCCGGCCGGCACCGACTGGGTCGTCGCGTTCTGGGGTGTCCTGCTCGCCCGCGGTGTTGTCGTCGCGGTCAATACCCGCTTCGCCGCACCCGAAATCGAGTTCGTGCTCACTGATTCGGGCGCATCCGTGCAGCTCCTGCCGGGAGTTGCGTTGCCGGACGGTGAGCCGCACATCGACTCGGGTGCCCGGGCACAGGAGATCGCGGCGATCTTCTACACCTCCGGCACGACCGGCCGTCCCAAAGGTGTGCCGACGACGCACCTGGCGTTCCTGTCCAACTCCGAGACGATGGTGCGCTGCATGGGCATCGATCCAGGCATCGGCGCCGGGTGCCGCACGCTGATCTCGGTGCCGTTGTTCCACGTCACCGGATGCAACGCCCAACTACTGACCGCGCTGCACGTGGGAGGTACCTCCGTGGTGCTGCCTGCGCTCGACCTCGGCGTGATGATGGCCAGCATTGTGGACGAGCGCATCTCCTTCCTGGTCACGGTGCCCGCGATCTACAACCTCATGTTGCGCCAACCTTCGTTCGCCGATCTTGATGTCAGCGGCGTGCACGTCGTGGGCTACGGCGGCGCCCCGATCGCGTCGTCGCTCGTCCGCTCGCTGCAGGCGGCCTTCCCCTCGGCACGGGTCTTCAACGGATTCGGCGCTACGGAGACCTGCTCGATCGTCAGCGTCCTACCCGATACGGAGGCCGCAGAACACGCCGACAGCATCGGGTACCCGGCGCCCGTCGTGGATATCGCGATTGATCCCGCCGGTCGAAGTAGCGGGGATCGCGGAGAGCTGCTCGTCCGCGGACCCAATGTGCTGCAGCACTACTGGGGTGGGCGCGCGCCTGCGACGACCGCTGACGGATGGTTCCGCACCGGCGACATCGTGACGGTCGACGACGCGGGCCGGATCGCCATCGTCGACCGCGCGAAGGACATGATCAACCGCGGTGGGGAGAACGTCGCGAGCATCGAGGTGGAGGATGCGCTGTCGGATGCTCCAGGTGTCATCGAGGCCGCCGTCGTCGGTGTCCCGGATGAGGTCATGGGCGAGAAGGTCGGTGTCGTGCTCGTCGGCGACGCTGACCTGGACGTGGCCGAGGTACTCAAGCATGTCGCAGGGCGGGTGGCCGACTACAAGGTCCCGCAGTATGTTCGCATCAGTGATGCCCCGTTGCCCCGCAACGCTGCCGGGAAACTTCTCAAGGCGCAGATCCGCGATGACGCTGTCTGGGGAGACGCAGTCAGGTAG
- the epsC gene encoding serine O-acetyltransferase EpsC, translated as MRGVVATFVEDVDAAIARDPAAGSRTEMVLTSPGLQAIWVHRAAHRMWSRGGRWRLPARMVSQAARAATGVEIHPGATIGRRFFIDHGMGVVIGETAEVGDDVMLYHGVTLGGRSMNRIKRHPTVGNGVTIGSGASVLGPIQIGSEAQIGANAVVVKDVPPQAIATGIPARVRFPRSGEDPYGDWIDPAIHI; from the coding sequence CTGCGGGGCGTCGTCGCGACGTTCGTCGAGGATGTCGACGCAGCGATCGCCCGCGATCCGGCGGCCGGCTCCCGCACCGAGATGGTGCTGACCTCTCCGGGGCTTCAGGCGATCTGGGTGCACCGGGCCGCCCACCGGATGTGGTCCAGGGGTGGGCGATGGCGACTGCCTGCCCGCATGGTGTCGCAGGCCGCACGTGCGGCGACCGGGGTGGAGATTCACCCCGGAGCCACCATCGGGCGGCGGTTCTTCATCGATCACGGTATGGGCGTGGTGATCGGGGAAACGGCTGAGGTCGGCGACGACGTCATGCTCTACCACGGGGTCACCCTCGGGGGCCGTTCGATGAACCGCATCAAACGTCACCCGACCGTCGGCAACGGTGTGACGATCGGGTCCGGCGCCAGCGTGCTGGGGCCCATCCAGATCGGATCCGAGGCTCAGATCGGCGCCAACGCCGTCGTCGTCAAGGACGTGCCGCCACAGGCCATCGCGACCGGGATACCGGCCAGGGTGCGGTTTCCGCGATCCGGGGAGGATCCGTACGGCGACTGGATCGATCCCGCCATCCACATCTGA
- a CDS encoding glycerol-3-phosphate dehydrogenase/oxidase → MVMQPFSATLSPEQHQQAWNDLQNIHFDVLVIGGGVTGAGAALDAATRGLKVAMVEARDFASGTSSRSSKLFHGGLRYLEQLNFSLVAEALKEREMMMTTIAPHLVHPVPFLYPLSHRVWERPYVASGLMLYDNINGKQSVPRQKHLTRTGALRLFPSLKKDALTGAVRYFDAQADDARHTMTVVRTAANYGAVVRNSTEVVKMLKEADRVVGAVVRDVESSEEIEVKAKVVVNATGVWTDDVQKMAGGRGRFHVRASKGVHILVPRDRIAGEVGLILRTEKSVLFVIPFGQQWIIGTTDTDWVYDLAHPAATSKDIDYILEHVNTVLTTPIDRDDILGVYSGLRPLLAGESEDTSQLSREHAVARPQPGLISIAGGKYTTYRVMAVDAIDACAEDLGELKPSVTQYVPLIGAEGYKAMLNLKHELAAETGLSDWRIEHLLGRYGSKLHELLALGDDDPSMLEPVKNAEQYLRAEFKYAVTHEGAKHITDVLARRTRISINTKHRGTDCVQECAQIMGAELGWDEATTEHEVAAYVERVQAERASQELMTDEESDAARREAAETRGGLRQVTATK, encoded by the coding sequence ATGGTGATGCAACCCTTCAGCGCGACGCTTTCGCCTGAACAGCACCAGCAGGCCTGGAATGACCTGCAGAACATCCACTTCGACGTGCTCGTCATCGGTGGTGGAGTCACCGGCGCTGGAGCAGCCCTGGACGCTGCGACCCGCGGTCTCAAGGTGGCGATGGTCGAGGCCCGCGACTTCGCGAGCGGTACGTCCTCCCGCAGCAGCAAGCTGTTCCACGGCGGTTTGCGATACCTGGAGCAGCTGAACTTCAGCCTCGTTGCCGAAGCGCTCAAAGAGCGCGAGATGATGATGACGACGATTGCGCCGCACCTGGTGCACCCGGTGCCTTTCCTCTACCCGCTGAGCCACCGGGTCTGGGAACGGCCCTACGTCGCCAGCGGTCTGATGCTCTACGACAACATCAACGGCAAGCAGTCGGTGCCGCGACAGAAGCACCTGACCCGGACCGGTGCGCTGCGCCTCTTCCCGAGCCTCAAGAAGGACGCGCTGACCGGCGCCGTCCGGTATTTCGACGCTCAGGCCGACGATGCCCGGCACACCATGACGGTGGTTCGCACGGCCGCCAACTACGGGGCTGTCGTCCGCAACTCCACCGAGGTCGTCAAGATGCTCAAGGAAGCCGATCGGGTGGTCGGTGCGGTCGTCCGCGATGTCGAGAGCAGCGAAGAGATCGAGGTCAAGGCGAAGGTCGTCGTCAACGCGACCGGCGTCTGGACCGACGACGTGCAGAAGATGGCCGGGGGCCGGGGCAGATTCCATGTCCGGGCGTCCAAGGGCGTGCACATCCTGGTGCCGCGCGATCGAATCGCCGGCGAGGTCGGCCTGATCCTGCGCACCGAGAAGTCAGTGCTCTTCGTCATCCCGTTCGGTCAGCAGTGGATCATCGGGACCACCGACACGGACTGGGTCTACGACCTCGCGCATCCGGCCGCAACATCCAAGGACATCGACTACATCCTCGAACACGTCAACACGGTGCTGACCACCCCGATCGACCGCGACGACATCCTCGGCGTGTACTCGGGCCTGCGCCCGCTGCTCGCCGGCGAGAGCGAGGACACCAGCCAGTTGTCGCGTGAGCATGCAGTTGCGCGTCCGCAGCCCGGTCTGATCTCGATCGCCGGTGGCAAGTACACGACGTACCGGGTGATGGCCGTCGACGCCATCGACGCGTGCGCGGAGGATCTCGGTGAGCTCAAGCCGTCGGTCACCCAGTACGTGCCGCTGATCGGCGCGGAGGGCTACAAGGCGATGCTCAACCTCAAGCACGAACTCGCCGCCGAGACCGGTCTGTCAGACTGGCGGATCGAGCACTTGCTCGGTCGGTACGGCTCCAAGCTGCACGAGCTGCTTGCACTCGGTGACGACGACCCGTCGATGCTCGAGCCGGTCAAGAACGCGGAGCAGTACCTGCGTGCCGAGTTCAAGTACGCCGTGACACATGAAGGCGCCAAGCACATCACCGACGTGCTGGCCCGGCGGACCCGCATCTCGATCAACACCAAGCACCGGGGCACTGACTGCGTTCAGGAATGCGCGCAGATCATGGGCGCCGAGCTCGGCTGGGACGAGGCTACGACAGAGCACGAGGTTGCTGCGTACGTCGAGCGGGTCCAGGCAGAGCGGGCGAGCCAGGAGCTGATGACCGACGAAGAGTCGGACGCCGCGCGCCGCGAAGCTGCCGAAACCCGTGGTGGGCTGCGTCAGGTCACCGCGACGAAATAG
- the cysK gene encoding cysteine synthase A, with amino-acid sequence MPILDDVTQAIGNTPLVRINRIIDTGDTGTVVAAKLEYGNPGASVKDRIGAAIIKAAEDSGELKPGGTIVEATSGNTGIALAMVGAAKGYNVVLAMPESMSKERRALLRGFGAELVLTPATGGMKGAVDVSEQIAKERGGVLARQFANQANVDVHRRTTAEEIWRDTDGKVDIVVAGIGTGGTITGIGQVLKERKPSVQMIAVEPKESPILNGGKPGPHKIQGLGANFVPEILDRDIYDEVIDIDLETSVQWARRAAREEGLLVGLSSGTALAAAAQVAARPENAGKTIVVIIPSFGERYLSTVLFEGLVD; translated from the coding sequence ATGCCCATCCTCGACGACGTCACCCAGGCCATCGGCAACACACCGTTGGTACGGATCAACCGGATCATCGACACCGGTGACACCGGCACGGTCGTCGCGGCCAAGCTTGAGTACGGCAACCCCGGTGCCTCCGTCAAGGACCGCATCGGCGCAGCCATCATCAAGGCGGCCGAGGACAGCGGCGAGCTGAAGCCGGGCGGCACGATCGTGGAGGCGACATCGGGTAACACCGGTATCGCGCTCGCGATGGTCGGAGCGGCCAAGGGGTACAACGTGGTGCTCGCCATGCCGGAGAGCATGAGCAAGGAGCGCCGCGCGCTGTTGCGCGGCTTCGGGGCCGAATTGGTCCTGACCCCGGCCACCGGTGGCATGAAGGGCGCGGTGGACGTGTCCGAGCAGATCGCGAAGGAGCGCGGCGGAGTCCTGGCCCGCCAGTTCGCGAACCAGGCCAACGTGGACGTGCACCGCCGTACGACGGCCGAAGAGATCTGGCGCGACACCGACGGCAAGGTCGACATCGTGGTCGCCGGCATCGGCACCGGGGGCACGATCACCGGCATCGGTCAGGTGCTCAAGGAACGCAAGCCGAGCGTGCAGATGATCGCGGTGGAGCCCAAGGAATCACCGATCCTGAACGGCGGCAAGCCCGGTCCGCACAAGATCCAGGGGCTCGGCGCGAACTTCGTGCCCGAGATCCTGGACCGTGACATCTACGACGAGGTCATCGACATCGACCTCGAGACGTCGGTGCAGTGGGCCCGTCGCGCCGCCCGCGAGGAGGGCCTGCTCGTCGGACTGTCCTCGGGTACGGCGCTCGCCGCCGCTGCGCAGGTCGCTGCCCGCCCGGAGAACGCAGGCAAGACCATTGTGGTGATCATCCCCAGCTTCGGTGAGCGCTACTTGTCGACGGTTCTCTTCGAGGGCCTGGTCGACTGA
- a CDS encoding phosphotriesterase-related protein has product MTQVQTIRGPVQSAALGTTLMHEHVFIRDDEIERNFPQRWDEQARVADAVARLQAMKAVGVDTIVDPTVLGMGRDVVRVAAVNEQVDINIVAATGLYTYNDVPHYFHFHGPGTLLGGDDVMIDMFINDITTGIGGTGIRAGLLKCAIDDALTPGVSRVFDAVAAAHLQTGVPITVHTSVAHRTGLVAQQYFRDKGVDPANIVLGHSGDSADLDYLHELIDGGSILGMDRFGLDIYLPTDQRVATVAKLAEEGFADRMVLSHDASCHMDWLPDGVAEQVAPNWNFTHIHDDVLPALRGHGVSEQQITTMLVDTPARYLGGARV; this is encoded by the coding sequence ATGACACAGGTCCAGACGATCCGCGGCCCGGTGCAGAGCGCAGCCCTGGGTACGACATTGATGCACGAGCATGTGTTCATCCGCGATGACGAGATCGAGCGCAATTTTCCGCAGCGGTGGGACGAGCAGGCCCGGGTGGCCGACGCGGTAGCCCGGCTGCAGGCCATGAAGGCAGTGGGGGTCGACACCATCGTCGACCCGACCGTGCTCGGAATGGGCCGTGATGTGGTCCGGGTCGCCGCAGTCAACGAGCAGGTGGATATCAATATCGTCGCGGCGACGGGCCTCTACACCTACAACGACGTCCCGCACTACTTCCACTTCCACGGCCCGGGCACCCTGCTCGGCGGGGATGACGTGATGATCGACATGTTCATCAACGACATCACGACTGGTATCGGGGGCACCGGCATCCGCGCCGGGTTGCTGAAGTGCGCCATCGATGACGCCCTCACCCCGGGGGTGTCGCGGGTATTCGACGCTGTCGCGGCGGCGCATCTGCAGACCGGAGTTCCGATCACCGTGCATACGAGCGTCGCGCATCGGACCGGTCTGGTTGCGCAGCAGTATTTCCGCGACAAGGGCGTCGACCCGGCCAACATCGTCCTCGGACACAGTGGCGACTCCGCCGACCTGGACTACCTGCATGAGCTCATTGACGGCGGCTCGATCCTGGGAATGGACCGCTTCGGGTTGGACATCTACCTGCCCACCGACCAGCGGGTGGCAACGGTCGCGAAACTCGCCGAGGAGGGCTTCGCCGACCGGATGGTGCTGTCGCACGACGCGTCCTGTCACATGGACTGGCTACCCGACGGGGTGGCCGAGCAGGTTGCGCCGAACTGGAATTTCACCCACATCCACGATGACGTGCTGCCCGCTCTGCGTGGGCACGGCGTGAGCGAGCAGCAGATCACCACGATGCTCGTCGACACCCCGGCGCGCTACCTCGGCGGAGCGCGGGTATGA
- a CDS encoding ATP-binding protein has translation MNTALRPSGWTLRTKLVSSVLALTVFVIFGIGALIVWELQRTLHNKVDSQLTTSAQQIKNGPPDSAALANQGNGSGDSLQVDMSGGQIICSDPTGSYIFPNCNQGQRRANIYRLGERPIRLTDRQVQLMLNTHLSMRPSTVTLHKTVQYRVVEVQHSVPLVNQQPIEVTTIIGLPLRDNKDTVQRAALAVILLSVAGLILVGLGSAYLVRRNLEPLRRVAATATRVSTLPLSTGEVIMQERVAPSDTDERTEVGQVGAALNQMLDHVTGALTARQESETRVRQFVADASHELRTPLASIRGYAELSRREHEPVPEGVQHAMSRIESESTRMTALVEDLLLLARLDSGRPLEREPVDVTLLVMETTSDARAAGPDHRWALDLPEEPAEMIGDEARIRQVLINVLANARRHTPPGTLITTRVGDTRYETVIRVTDNGPGIPPELLPHIFERFIRGDSARTRTEGSTGLGLAIVSAVVSAHGGRLEVASQPGETSFTIYLPRAAAVPT, from the coding sequence GTGAATACTGCCCTGCGCCCCTCCGGGTGGACACTGCGAACGAAGCTGGTCTCGTCGGTGCTGGCGCTGACGGTGTTCGTGATCTTCGGTATCGGTGCACTCATCGTCTGGGAGTTGCAGCGCACCCTGCACAACAAGGTCGACAGTCAGCTGACTACCTCAGCACAACAGATCAAAAACGGTCCCCCCGATTCTGCAGCCCTCGCCAACCAAGGCAATGGCAGCGGCGACTCACTTCAGGTGGACATGTCTGGCGGTCAGATAATTTGCTCCGACCCCACTGGTAGCTACATCTTCCCCAACTGCAACCAGGGCCAGCGTCGAGCGAACATCTATCGCCTGGGTGAGAGACCCATCCGGCTCACTGATCGTCAGGTGCAGCTCATGCTGAATACCCACCTGAGCATGCGACCCAGCACTGTGACGCTCCACAAGACGGTTCAATACCGGGTTGTCGAAGTGCAGCACTCAGTGCCGTTGGTGAACCAGCAGCCCATCGAGGTCACGACGATCATCGGGTTGCCGCTGCGTGACAACAAGGACACCGTGCAGCGGGCGGCGTTGGCCGTCATCTTGTTGTCTGTAGCCGGACTGATCCTGGTCGGACTCGGGTCGGCCTACCTGGTGCGTCGCAATCTGGAGCCGCTACGCCGAGTCGCGGCGACGGCAACCCGGGTCTCCACCTTGCCGCTGTCCACCGGTGAAGTCATCATGCAGGAGCGCGTCGCGCCGTCCGACACCGACGAGCGCACAGAGGTCGGCCAGGTGGGCGCGGCGCTGAACCAGATGCTCGACCACGTGACGGGTGCGCTGACCGCCCGCCAGGAGAGTGAGACTCGAGTACGGCAGTTCGTTGCCGACGCCAGTCACGAGCTACGGACACCGCTCGCATCGATCCGTGGGTATGCCGAGCTGTCCCGTCGCGAGCATGAACCGGTCCCCGAGGGCGTGCAGCATGCGATGAGCCGCATCGAGTCGGAGTCGACCCGGATGACGGCCCTGGTCGAGGACCTGCTGCTGCTGGCACGCCTGGACTCCGGACGACCCTTGGAACGGGAGCCGGTCGATGTGACCCTGCTGGTGATGGAGACGACCTCCGACGCCCGAGCGGCCGGACCCGACCACCGGTGGGCTCTGGACCTTCCGGAGGAACCCGCTGAGATGATCGGCGACGAAGCGCGGATCAGGCAGGTCCTGATCAATGTGCTGGCGAACGCCCGACGGCACACGCCACCGGGCACGTTGATCACCACCCGCGTCGGCGACACGAGATACGAGACGGTCATCCGCGTCACGGACAACGGCCCGGGTATTCCCCCGGAGCTGCTCCCACACATCTTCGAACGGTTCATCCGCGGCGACTCCGCACGGACCCGCACCGAGGGGTCGACCGGGCTGGGGCTGGCGATCGTCTCGGCCGTCGTCAGCGCGCACGGCGGTCGCCTGGAGGTCGCGTCACAACCGGGCGAAACATCGTTCACCATCTATCTGCCGCGTGCCGCAGCAGTGCCAACCTGA
- a CDS encoding response regulator transcription factor, with translation MASPALKHPDGSKVRVLVVDDESNLAELLSMALRYEGWDIKSAGTGSSAVRVAKEFKPDAVVLDIMLPDFDGMEVLRRLRDDDPTLPVLFLTARDSVEDRIAGLTAGGDDYVTKPFSLEEVVARVRALLRRSVQLTEPASPTLAVGDLTLDEDSHEVMRAGIEITLTATEFELLRYLMRNPKRVLSKTQILDRVWHYDFGGQANVVELYISYLRKKIDAGRAPMIHTMRGAGYVLKPAA, from the coding sequence ATGGCTTCTCCTGCGTTGAAACATCCCGATGGCAGCAAGGTGCGTGTGCTGGTCGTCGATGACGAGTCCAACCTCGCCGAGTTGCTCAGCATGGCGCTGCGCTACGAGGGGTGGGACATCAAATCTGCGGGCACCGGATCCAGCGCGGTGCGGGTCGCCAAAGAGTTCAAACCGGATGCCGTCGTGCTCGATATCATGCTGCCGGACTTCGACGGTATGGAGGTGCTGCGGCGGCTGCGCGATGACGATCCCACGCTCCCGGTGCTCTTCCTCACCGCGCGGGACTCCGTCGAGGACCGGATCGCGGGCCTCACGGCGGGCGGTGACGACTATGTCACCAAACCGTTCAGCTTGGAGGAGGTCGTCGCGCGGGTCCGCGCGCTGCTACGACGCTCGGTGCAGTTGACCGAGCCGGCCTCCCCCACCCTGGCCGTCGGCGACCTCACCCTCGATGAGGACAGCCACGAAGTAATGCGCGCCGGGATCGAAATCACCTTGACCGCAACGGAGTTCGAATTGTTGCGGTACCTCATGCGGAACCCGAAGCGGGTGCTGTCCAAGACGCAGATTCTGGACCGGGTCTGGCATTACGACTTCGGTGGCCAGGCCAACGTCGTCGAGCTCTACATCTCCTACCTGCGTAAGAAGATCGATGCCGGTCGTGCCCCGATGATCCACACCATGCGGGGCGCCGGATACGTGCTCAAGCCCGCCGCCTGA
- a CDS encoding LCP family protein — protein MAPQRGPASDTGSTPSRHDVRESRVHEVRRAMLLTALSAVLPGLGLVFTRKRRLGLQLLVGSAVAVAILLWLLLRNGVIRGAASLLSTGGLYFLLFVCLIGGLLWLGAIVATYAETTGRRWPHQTRWMHRLFAVMLCVAVGVPAAVASNYVWVTKGTLDTVFTGRYGGRDAGQRGPVGGTDPWKSVPRVNMLFLGSDAGADRTGVRTDSIMVASIDTHTGDTTLVSVPRNLERVPFPATNPLHKIYPNGFYCPSRGAGHDCLMDAIWTEAGTNYPALFPKDEKNPGLDTTREVVSAIVGMPIDYTVVIDLLGFQRLVDAMGGVKINVPKGGIAIGGRIANGRIVPGSITGRVPEGYRKLNGNQALWYSRSRVENSDDDRTRRQRCMVNALIDQANPFTMVTKFTDVMAVARQSITMDVPQSRLDAFATLVTRMKKGNVRSVNLSYPTIASGNPDFAKIKRLVKSAIDRPHTVKKPTPAKTTTPGSSSSPSPSTTAKPIENTSDSC, from the coding sequence GTGGCGCCGCAACGAGGTCCTGCATCGGACACCGGATCCACCCCGTCCCGGCACGACGTCCGCGAATCACGCGTCCACGAAGTACGACGGGCGATGTTGCTGACAGCGTTGAGCGCGGTGCTACCCGGACTGGGGCTCGTGTTCACCCGCAAGCGCCGCCTCGGCCTGCAGCTGCTGGTCGGATCGGCTGTCGCCGTCGCGATCCTGCTGTGGCTGCTCCTTCGTAACGGTGTCATCCGAGGTGCTGCAAGTCTGCTGTCCACCGGTGGGTTGTACTTTCTGCTCTTCGTCTGCCTGATCGGGGGGCTGCTGTGGCTCGGCGCGATCGTCGCCACGTACGCCGAGACGACCGGTCGACGGTGGCCCCATCAGACCCGGTGGATGCACCGTCTCTTCGCGGTCATGCTCTGCGTGGCGGTAGGAGTGCCGGCTGCTGTCGCGTCGAACTACGTGTGGGTCACCAAAGGCACCCTGGACACCGTCTTCACCGGCCGGTACGGAGGACGCGATGCCGGTCAACGGGGCCCGGTCGGCGGCACCGACCCCTGGAAGTCGGTCCCCCGCGTCAACATGCTCTTCCTCGGCTCCGACGCCGGCGCCGACCGCACAGGCGTACGCACCGATTCGATCATGGTGGCCAGCATCGACACGCACACCGGCGACACGACACTGGTCAGCGTCCCCCGCAACCTGGAGCGGGTGCCTTTCCCCGCGACCAACCCGCTGCACAAGATCTACCCGAACGGCTTTTACTGCCCGTCGCGCGGCGCAGGTCACGACTGCCTGATGGACGCCATCTGGACCGAGGCGGGCACCAACTATCCGGCCCTTTTCCCCAAGGACGAGAAGAACCCCGGGCTGGACACCACGCGTGAGGTGGTCAGCGCGATCGTCGGGATGCCGATCGACTACACCGTCGTGATCGACCTGCTCGGCTTCCAGCGGCTGGTCGACGCCATGGGCGGAGTGAAAATCAACGTCCCGAAGGGCGGCATCGCGATCGGCGGCAGGATCGCGAACGGTCGCATCGTGCCGGGCAGCATCACCGGTCGCGTCCCGGAGGGCTACCGGAAGCTGAACGGGAATCAGGCGCTGTGGTACTCCCGCAGCCGCGTGGAGAACAGCGACGATGATCGCACGAGGCGTCAACGCTGCATGGTCAATGCCCTGATCGACCAGGCCAACCCGTTCACCATGGTCACCAAGTTCACCGACGTGATGGCAGTGGCCCGTCAGAGCATCACGATGGACGTGCCCCAGAGCCGCTTGGACGCCTTCGCCACCCTGGTCACCAGGATGAAGAAAGGGAATGTACGCAGCGTCAACTTGAGTTACCCGACCATCGCAAGCGGTAATCCCGACTTCGCGAAGATCAAGCGCCTGGTCAAGAGCGCCATTGACCGCCCACACACGGTCAAAAAGCCGACTCCCGCTAAAACGACGACCCCGGGTAGCTCCTCGAGCCCCTCTCCCAGCACCACCGCGAAGCCCATCGAGAACACCTCCGACTCCTGCTGA